Proteins found in one Methanocella sp. genomic segment:
- a CDS encoding HEAT repeat domain-containing protein: MPGFFDKLLGKDDRGKVQSIGYLGNMKDEASRKKLITFLEGENAEVRAAAAGALEQHFTSGDVKAIAALTKVLDDPDAGVRKRAALSLGGFIVQAPEAGESKAAKQAIIALLKRETDEGVIKNAIISLANVQDASLTNPIAEALRGKDKKVVSMAIDAINDLPPTDIRLDMKKALRSAL; encoded by the coding sequence ATGCCGGGCTTTTTTGATAAGCTGCTTGGAAAGGACGACCGGGGAAAAGTACAGAGCATCGGATACCTGGGCAACATGAAGGACGAAGCCTCGCGAAAGAAACTAATCACTTTCCTCGAAGGCGAGAACGCCGAAGTCAGGGCGGCTGCCGCGGGGGCGCTGGAGCAGCATTTCACGAGCGGCGACGTGAAAGCGATCGCTGCGCTTACAAAGGTGCTGGATGATCCAGATGCCGGCGTGCGAAAGAGGGCAGCACTGAGCCTGGGCGGGTTTATCGTGCAGGCGCCGGAGGCCGGCGAAAGCAAGGCCGCGAAGCAGGCCATTATTGCACTTTTAAAGCGGGAGACGGACGAGGGCGTGATCAAGAATGCCATAATAAGCCTGGCGAATGTGCAGGACGCGTCGCTCACCAACCCCATTGCAGAGGCGCTCAGGGGAAAGGATAAAAAGGTCGTTTCAATGGCCATCGACGCCATAAACGATCTGCCGCCGACGGATATCCGGCTCGATATGAAAAAGGCGCTTAGGTCTGCCCTCTGA
- a CDS encoding sensor histidine kinase: MVNFKSIKGKSIIYTLLIALVPVILLGALGTLYFHNVIKQNVQNDYLEESRVIGSLTSNFLGRSIFAMEAQAGRSQLINALDRRDIAALDDQTEKMDAATPLYYWIFVTDTSGRVLSSSPYGSHVGEDLKDSPYITGPLQTGTTFMGPPALDANTGRLTRFVGTPIKNGNSTIGVLVGALDVDQFVNVLQSARSLVPLQSIYLVDSSGRVVFSHDKRYITSGLNFLSLPAVQKVLKGEEGVDDLANLSLQGSSIVAYSPVPGYTMGVLVTIPDSAIDRPVDNATAMIALAVLLLAALATGMAYIIGNYITNPIYRIAAAAKEYQPGMDFGKLLPYDREDELGHLARAFKDMSDRITQAREKIVGEKKRSDLYVDVMGHDINNLNQVILSSLDLAQQTGSLNDRQQGYLKGAKHAVGDSAAIIRNVKAIQVAVTELRTFRYVDLNDVIVDCIKEAQEKEERHINIRYSPQKGRVLKAVSNIERAFCNVIEEAIRNAGSSVDIDVSESKADGQIKYVTNVDDDGAGIPDYVKQTLFTRFQRDSTVPPGKGLNLYAAKVLVEMSGGTIEVRDRVPGDQSKGTRIVITLPAILAGEGL; encoded by the coding sequence ATGGTTAATTTTAAGTCGATCAAGGGCAAGTCGATCATCTATACATTATTGATCGCGCTCGTGCCGGTGATCCTACTGGGAGCCCTCGGCACATTATATTTCCATAACGTCATCAAGCAGAACGTCCAGAACGATTATCTCGAGGAGTCCCGGGTCATCGGATCTCTAACATCCAATTTCCTGGGCCGCTCCATATTCGCGATGGAGGCGCAGGCAGGGCGGAGTCAGCTGATAAATGCCCTGGACAGGCGAGATATTGCCGCCCTGGACGATCAGACGGAAAAGATGGACGCTGCTACCCCGCTCTACTACTGGATTTTCGTGACCGATACGTCCGGCCGTGTGCTATCTAGCAGCCCGTACGGCAGCCACGTCGGGGAAGACCTTAAAGATAGCCCGTACATCACAGGGCCTTTGCAGACCGGTACGACGTTCATGGGCCCACCGGCCCTGGATGCTAACACAGGCCGGCTCACACGTTTCGTCGGCACGCCGATAAAGAATGGCAATTCCACAATCGGCGTCCTCGTCGGCGCCCTCGACGTCGACCAGTTCGTGAACGTGCTCCAGAGCGCACGGTCCCTGGTACCGCTCCAGTCTATCTACCTCGTGGACAGTAGTGGCCGGGTCGTCTTTAGCCACGACAAGAGGTATATTACCAGCGGCCTGAACTTTTTATCCTTGCCCGCCGTGCAGAAAGTTCTTAAGGGCGAGGAGGGGGTGGACGATCTTGCGAACCTCTCCCTTCAAGGCTCGTCGATAGTCGCTTACTCTCCTGTCCCGGGGTACACGATGGGCGTGCTTGTTACAATACCGGATAGTGCAATAGATCGACCTGTCGATAATGCCACGGCAATGATCGCGCTTGCAGTATTGCTGCTGGCCGCTCTCGCCACGGGCATGGCGTACATTATAGGAAATTACATAACCAACCCCATCTATCGCATAGCGGCTGCGGCGAAGGAGTACCAGCCCGGCATGGATTTCGGCAAGCTCCTTCCCTACGACCGGGAAGACGAATTGGGACACCTCGCCCGGGCTTTCAAGGACATGTCCGACCGGATCACGCAAGCCCGGGAGAAGATCGTCGGGGAGAAGAAGCGATCGGACCTGTACGTGGACGTGATGGGCCACGATATCAACAACCTCAACCAGGTGATCCTGTCAAGCCTGGACCTCGCGCAGCAGACCGGTAGCCTCAACGACCGGCAACAGGGGTACCTGAAAGGCGCTAAGCATGCCGTCGGCGATAGCGCGGCGATCATCAGGAACGTGAAAGCGATTCAGGTGGCCGTTACCGAGCTCCGAACGTTCCGATATGTCGACCTCAACGATGTGATCGTAGACTGTATCAAAGAAGCACAGGAGAAAGAAGAAAGGCATATCAACATCCGGTACTCACCACAAAAAGGGCGAGTTTTGAAAGCAGTCTCCAATATTGAACGCGCTTTTTGCAACGTCATCGAAGAAGCGATCAGGAACGCCGGCTCCTCGGTGGATATAGACGTGAGCGAGTCTAAAGCGGATGGACAGATTAAATATGTCACGAACGTAGACGACGATGGCGCCGGCATCCCGGATTACGTAAAGCAGACGCTTTTCACGCGCTTTCAGCGCGATTCCACCGTCCCGCCAGGCAAAGGCCTCAATCTCTACGCGGCAAAGGTTCTAGTCGAAATGTCCGGCGGGACTATCGAGGTCCGCGACAGGGTGCCCGGAGACCAGTCGAAGGGCACCAGGATCGTGATAACACTACCCGCAATCTTGGCCGGGGAGGGGCTTTAA
- a CDS encoding response regulator transcription factor — translation MQWSGGVAIVDDEEALTDLIAAMLDLKGILVCFKAYDGREAMQKFREHNPKPEVVIMDYRLTSTNGIEVMKEMKQMYNGSMFIFLSADSAVRDEALKAGAEMFLAKPSSMKDLIDAVERVAGSQRKAAGNGPEAT, via the coding sequence ATGCAGTGGAGCGGGGGAGTCGCCATAGTTGATGATGAAGAAGCCCTGACAGACCTTATCGCGGCGATGCTGGATTTGAAGGGGATACTGGTCTGCTTTAAGGCGTACGATGGCCGCGAGGCAATGCAGAAGTTCCGTGAGCACAACCCGAAGCCGGAGGTCGTCATAATGGACTACCGCCTGACCTCTACCAACGGCATCGAGGTGATGAAAGAGATGAAACAGATGTATAATGGGTCGATGTTCATTTTCCTGAGCGCAGACTCGGCCGTGAGAGATGAAGCTCTCAAGGCAGGTGCAGAGATGTTCCTGGCGAAGCCATCGAGCATGAAGGACTTGATCGACGCAGTGGAACGCGTCGCCGGAAGTCAGCGCAAAGCAGCCGGGAATGGGCCGGAGGCTACGTAA